A region of Vitis riparia cultivar Riparia Gloire de Montpellier isolate 1030 chromosome 1, EGFV_Vit.rip_1.0, whole genome shotgun sequence DNA encodes the following proteins:
- the LOC117925844 gene encoding heme-binding protein 2-like, which yields MKMGFGLVFLLVLSLGVFDVCEGKGKGYEEAVNCKRLECAPYEVVHSQKDYEIRSYTTSMWISTPPLNSSSYKDAVGRGFNILFAYIQGNNNQRAKIDMTAPVLVDIFPSTGPFCNSSFIMYFYVPTKYQNNPPLSAQAHQVKLPKHKYAAVRRFGGFMDDSNIPTQALALRRSLKGTPWETSISTKNRVLTYSVAGYNSPFEYENRVNEVIFWFDRP from the exons ATGAAAATGGGGTTTGGTTTAGTTTTTCTGCTAGTTTTGAGTTTGGGTGTGTTTGATGTATGTGAAGGGAAAGGGAAGGGTTATGAAGAAGCAGTGAATTGTAAGAGGCTTGAGTGTGCTCCATATGAGGTGGTCCACTCCCAAAAGGACTATGAAATCAGAAGCTATACAACTTCAATGTGGATTTCGACTCCACCCCTCAATTCTTCCTCCTACAAGGATGCAGTTGGTAGAGGCTTCAACAT CCTCTTTGCCTACATTCAAGGCAACAACAATCAAAGGGCGAAAATCGACATGACAGCACCAGTTTTGGTTGATATTTTCCCCTCCACAGGACCCTTCTGCAATTCATCCTTTATCATGTATTTTTATGTGCCCACTAAGTACCAAAACAACCCTCCTCTATCAGCCCAGGCTCACCAAGTGAAGCTCCCTAAACACAAGTATGCTGCTGTGAGGAGGTTTGGGGGATTCATGGATGATTCCAACATTCCCACTCAAGCATTGGCCTTGAGGAGAAGCCTCAAAGGCACACCCTGGGAGACCTCAATTTCAACCAAAAACAGAGTACTAACCTACAGTGTGGCTGGTTATAACTCACCATTTGAATATGAGAATCGTGTAAATGAAGTTATATTCTGGTTTGATAGACCCTGA